The Balneolaceae bacterium sequence GCCGAGCAGGCCGAGGGCGACCCGCAACAGATACAGGAGTTAGGCTATACCCGCACAGACCTGGAGAATATTCTAAGCCAGGCCGAACAAGCGTTGGCCTATTACGAGCAGAACGGATCTTTTGATACGGAGCATACACCAGAAGCTTTGCGGGCTTTGTTGGATGCGGCCATATCTCAGGAAAGCGATTTAACAGACCGTGCTTTTGCAGTGCTTCGACCGGCAGATAACTACGGGGGGCGAATGTCGTTTTTATACATCGCTCCGGCGGCCTTTTTATTGGCATTGATCTTTTTGGGCGTATATATCAATGACAAACGAAAAGGCGGTTATAAGATCTCAAAATTGTAAAGTAAACATTGTAAGTAATCCTACCGATGGAGAAAAGAACTTACAGGGTAACAGGTTTATCAGTTGTTATTAAATAAACTGATAAGACTAATTATAAACGCTTTGATATGCAAAGTTAATCCAAATAGAATTTCCTGGTCAAAAGAAATAACATATACATATAAAGCATATATGTCAGTAAGTGCCCGATTATCTGTATGGTTCATCTGTACAATGGTTCTATTTATATCTTGTACCGGTTCCGATAGCGAACCAGCAAGAGCTTTAGAGAGTGAGAACTATATAAATTGGAAGGTTACAGGTGGTGATAAGGCGAATACCAAATATTCATCACTCGATCAGATCAACAAAGAGAATGTACATAGACTGGAAGTAGTCTGGGAGTATCGTACCGGAGATAATACAGATCAGTCCACAATCCAAGCCAATCCAATTGTGGTAAATGGAGTGATGTACATCAGTTCACCATCGTTGAAAGTTATAGCTTTGGATGCAAAAACAGGTGAAGAAAAATGGGTATTTGATGCAGAAGGCCCGGAGCATCAAAACAGGGGGGTTGTATATTGGGAAGGTGATGAAGAGGATAGAATTCTATTTACAAGAGGGAGCTACCTGTATGCTCTGAATGCAAAAACAGGTGAACAAATTCGGAGTTTTGGTAAAAATGGAAGAGTGGATCTGAGAAAAGGTCTGGACCGTGAACCCTGGCAGGAACTGTCGGTTAGCGCGACATCTCCGGGAATAATTTTCGAAGATTTGTTGATCATGGGAAGCCGCGTCCCTGAAGGTCCACAGCAAAATGCACCGGGCCATATTCGCGCTTATAATGTTTTAACCGGAGAAATTGAATGGATTTTTCATACCATTCCACATCCGGGAGAACCGGGCTATGAAACGTGGCCGGAAAATGCGTGGCTAACGTCCGGAGGGGCCAATAGCTGGGGAGGAATGAGCCTCGATGAAGAACGCGGAATGGTATTTATACCCACGGGTGCACCTTCCTATCACTTTTATGGCGGCGACCGTATCGGTTCAAATAGATTTAGTACGTCCGTTATTGCATTGGATGCAAAATCAGGTGAGTTGATTTGGGATTTTCAGACGATCCGACACGATATCTGGGATTATGATCTTCCTACACGTCCAAACTTGATTACTGTGACCCACGACGGAGAATATATTGATGCCGTGGCCCAGGTAACCAAAACCGGAATGGTATACGTGTTGAACCGCGAAACCGGTGAGTCATTATTTCCTATTGAAGAGATGCCGGTTCCGGAGTCATCTCTGATTGGCGAACAGGCATCGCCTACGCAACCTGTTCCCGTAAAGCCAAAGCCTTTTTCACGTCAGGGATTAACCATCGAAGATCTTACAGATCTATCATACGAAAAAAATGAATGGGCCCGTGAAGAGTTTAAAAAATTCAGTGCCAGGGGATTATATGATCCTCCGGGAAAAGGCGAAGGAACCATTTTTATGCCGGGTCTCCATGGTGGTGCCTGGTGGGGAGGGGCTTCAGTGGATCCTGCATCAGGCATTCTTTACATCAACGCAAATAATATTCCGTACGTTATTTCTATGGTAGAAACAGAGGGCCTCCGGGCGAATATGTCATCCTACGGCGAGTATGTGTATACGGCTACCTGTGCCGCGTGCCATGGCATTGACCGGAAAGGCGTTGCTCCGGCACCAGGTCTTGTTGATATTAAAGAGAGGTTGACGGAGCAGGAAGTGAC is a genomic window containing:
- a CDS encoding PQQ-binding-like beta-propeller repeat protein, which codes for MSVSARLSVWFICTMVLFISCTGSDSEPARALESENYINWKVTGGDKANTKYSSLDQINKENVHRLEVVWEYRTGDNTDQSTIQANPIVVNGVMYISSPSLKVIALDAKTGEEKWVFDAEGPEHQNRGVVYWEGDEEDRILFTRGSYLYALNAKTGEQIRSFGKNGRVDLRKGLDREPWQELSVSATSPGIIFEDLLIMGSRVPEGPQQNAPGHIRAYNVLTGEIEWIFHTIPHPGEPGYETWPENAWLTSGGANSWGGMSLDEERGMVFIPTGAPSYHFYGGDRIGSNRFSTSVIALDAKSGELIWDFQTIRHDIWDYDLPTRPNLITVTHDGEYIDAVAQVTKTGMVYVLNRETGESLFPIEEMPVPESSLIGEQASPTQPVPVKPKPFSRQGLTIEDLTDLSYEKNEWAREEFKKFSARGLYDPPGKGEGTIFMPGLHGGAWWGGASVDPASGILYINANNIPYVISMVETEGLRANMSSYGEYVYTATCAACHGIDRKGVAPAPGLVDIKERLTEQEVTTIIREGKGGMPAMASVVDNDLNALLAYLFEKEREVAEADGGNEKVMSPYIHQNYYQFRDDEEYPAIKPPWGTLNAIDLNKGEILWQVPLGEYKELTERGIPPTGTQNLGGPINTAGGLVFIAATRDKMFRAFDKDTGEILWETELETGAFATPSTYEIEGKQYIALGVGGNCKYCSEGHSGQLSTPTSDLFVVFALSD